From the genome of Phreatobacter cathodiphilus, one region includes:
- a CDS encoding ABC transporter substrate-binding protein has product MTKFTKGIDRRTTLKGMGLAAAGALLPASLATPASAQAAGRVVVGTWGGDYARLLNKNIEEPFLKSKGFEVVQDQASDAPRRAKMVAERRLPRGTTDIQGLSAAQMFEMNAAGLAEPIDYSKLKNAGNIIPIAKYPYGIGHIISGKVVVYNPKLVTPAPTSYKDAFDPKYGNKLGFIDIQYQYVMLAAGLAAAGDMTALEKGKELLLAAKRGGARIYPTNEAFAQALKTEEISIGLMWKARAVQWQNAGITVDSVAPVEGTMAYISGFMIPKNAPNKAGAYAYMDAMLEKSAQEAFAVDMGYAPTVTNAVVAADLMKRIGFTEEENKKMKDLDYAFLAKNDAAMKEWWDKVFKA; this is encoded by the coding sequence ATGACGAAGTTCACCAAGGGAATCGACAGGCGCACGACGCTGAAGGGCATGGGCCTCGCGGCCGCCGGCGCGCTCCTGCCCGCAAGCCTTGCCACCCCGGCCTCCGCCCAGGCCGCCGGCCGGGTGGTCGTCGGCACCTGGGGCGGCGACTACGCCCGCCTCCTCAACAAGAACATCGAGGAGCCCTTCCTCAAGTCCAAGGGCTTCGAAGTGGTGCAGGACCAGGCCTCCGACGCGCCCCGCCGCGCCAAGATGGTCGCCGAGCGCCGCCTGCCGCGCGGCACCACGGACATCCAGGGTCTCTCCGCCGCCCAGATGTTCGAGATGAACGCTGCCGGCCTCGCCGAGCCGATCGACTATTCCAAGCTGAAGAACGCCGGCAACATCATCCCGATCGCCAAATATCCCTATGGCATCGGCCACATCATCTCGGGCAAGGTCGTCGTCTACAATCCGAAGCTCGTGACGCCGGCGCCGACCTCCTACAAGGATGCCTTCGATCCGAAATACGGCAACAAGCTCGGCTTCATCGACATCCAGTATCAGTACGTGATGCTCGCCGCGGGCCTTGCCGCCGCCGGTGACATGACGGCTCTCGAGAAGGGCAAGGAGCTGCTGCTCGCCGCCAAGCGCGGCGGCGCCCGCATCTACCCGACCAACGAGGCCTTCGCTCAGGCGCTGAAGACCGAGGAGATTTCCATCGGCCTGATGTGGAAGGCGCGCGCCGTACAGTGGCAGAACGCCGGCATCACCGTGGACTCCGTCGCCCCGGTGGAGGGCACCATGGCCTATATCTCGGGCTTCATGATCCCGAAGAACGCCCCCAACAAGGCCGGCGCCTATGCCTATATGGACGCCATGCTGGAGAAGTCGGCGCAGGAGGCCTTCGCCGTCGACATGGGCTATGCGCCCACCGTCACCAATGCCGTCGTTGCCGCCGACCTCATGAAGCGCATCGGCTTCACCGAGGAGGAGAACAAGAAGATGAAGGACCTCGACTACGCCTTTCTCGCCAAGAACGACGCGGCGATGAAGGAGTGGTGGGACAAGGTCTTCAAGGCCTGA
- a CDS encoding TIGR02466 family protein, translating to MATIENLFVTRLYRGEIGPEDGLLAEVEQACRSLAVDDAAGIRWCRKNGYPGYTSYASLNDLPWRFPTFKALARQLDRHVAAFAKDLALDLGGRKLVLDSLWVNVLPEGGAHASHIHPHSVVSGTLYVAMPKGAAALKLEDPRSGRMMAHPPRKAAAPRELKTFVSVETQPGDVLLWESFVRHEVPVNRSAEERISVSFNYRWG from the coding sequence ATGGCGACCATCGAAAACCTCTTCGTGACCCGGCTCTACCGCGGCGAGATCGGCCCCGAGGACGGCCTTCTCGCCGAGGTCGAACAGGCCTGCCGCTCGCTGGCGGTGGATGACGCGGCCGGCATCCGCTGGTGCCGCAAGAACGGCTATCCGGGATATACGAGCTATGCCTCGCTGAATGATCTTCCCTGGCGCTTTCCCACCTTCAAGGCGCTGGCGCGCCAGCTCGACCGCCACGTCGCCGCCTTCGCCAAGGATCTGGCGCTGGACCTCGGCGGCCGAAAGCTGGTCCTCGATTCCCTCTGGGTGAACGTGCTGCCGGAAGGGGGTGCCCACGCCTCCCACATCCACCCGCACAGCGTCGTCTCCGGCACGCTCTACGTCGCCATGCCGAAGGGCGCGGCGGCACTGAAGCTCGAGGACCCCCGCAGCGGCCGCATGATGGCCCACCCGCCCCGCAAGGCCGCGGCGCCGCGCGAACTGAAGACCTTCGTCTCGGTGGAGACGCAGCCCGGCGACGTTCTTCTCTGGGAGAGCTTCGTGCGCCACGAGGTGCCGGTGAACCGCAGCGCCGAGGAGCGCATCTCCGTCAGCTTCAACTACCGCTGGGGCTAG
- a CDS encoding ABC transporter ATP-binding protein encodes MASLSLDGLTKRYGDNAVVKSVSLDVSDGEFLVLLGPSGCGKTTTLRMIAGFVPPSGGSIRIGDTDITRLPPWKRNAGLVFQSYALFPHMTVAENVAFGLEMRKTPKAEIGPRVAEALRLVRLDGYGERYPRQLSGGQQQRVALARALVIRPDVLLLDEPLSNLDAKLRLEVRLEIRALQQQLGLTTVMVTHDQEEALTMADRLVVMSEGSVRQVGTQSDLYERPADLFVADFVGRSTMISGVVTGPGTFRSDGGLPLSCQASSAEGPATIALRPERLTLGAAARGLDNHAAGTVTFVSYLGALLDVHVRLNATDHVVVQIPNRSDGQVPAVGDTIEVGWPASACLVFPREAA; translated from the coding sequence ATGGCCTCCCTCTCCCTCGACGGTCTGACCAAGCGCTATGGCGACAACGCCGTGGTGAAGTCCGTCTCGCTCGACGTCAGCGACGGCGAATTCCTCGTCCTGCTCGGCCCCTCCGGCTGCGGCAAGACCACGACGCTGCGCATGATCGCAGGCTTCGTGCCGCCGAGCGGCGGCTCCATCCGCATCGGCGACACCGACATCACCCGCCTGCCGCCGTGGAAGCGCAATGCCGGCCTCGTCTTCCAGAGCTATGCCCTGTTCCCCCACATGACCGTGGCGGAGAACGTCGCCTTCGGCCTGGAAATGCGGAAGACACCGAAGGCCGAGATCGGCCCGCGCGTCGCCGAGGCGCTGCGCCTCGTGCGCCTCGACGGCTACGGCGAGCGCTATCCCCGCCAGCTCTCCGGCGGCCAGCAGCAGCGCGTCGCCCTCGCCCGCGCCCTCGTCATCCGGCCGGACGTGCTGCTGCTCGACGAGCCGCTGTCCAACCTCGACGCCAAGCTGCGGCTCGAGGTGCGGCTGGAGATCCGTGCCCTGCAGCAGCAGCTCGGCCTCACCACCGTCATGGTCACCCACGACCAGGAGGAGGCCCTGACCATGGCCGACCGGTTGGTGGTCATGTCCGAGGGCAGCGTGCGCCAGGTCGGCACCCAGTCCGACCTCTACGAGCGCCCCGCCGATCTCTTCGTCGCCGATTTCGTCGGCCGCTCCACCATGATTTCCGGCGTGGTCACCGGCCCTGGTACCTTCCGGTCCGACGGCGGCCTGCCGCTGTCCTGCCAGGCGTCGTCGGCCGAGGGGCCCGCCACCATCGCCCTCCGACCGGAGCGGCTGACGCTCGGTGCCGCAGCCCGGGGCCTCGACAATCACGCCGCGGGCACGGTCACCTTCGTCTCCTATCTCGGCGCGCTGCTCGACGTGCACGTGCGCCTCAATGCCACCGACCACGTGGTGGTGCAGATCCCCAACCGCTCCGACGGGCAGGTGCCTGCGGTCGGCGACACGATCGAGGTCGGCTGGCCGGCCTCGGCCTGCCTCGTCTTTCCACGCGAGGCTGCATGA
- a CDS encoding outer membrane protein encodes MKALLLATTALFALSAGAQAADLGAPRTPIAASVVVPAFSWTGFYVGAHAGYGWGNSRFFNGIAFPTSTNGPLIGGQLGFNYQFNQIVLGVEADLAYAAITGRASNLAAISHRTNMLGSVRARAGFAANRALIYVTGGLGFQGAATAQTPVGPESYSRVGYALGAGIEYAMTPNWTVKAEYMYYNFGTRTLGPLYAGTVRSDIHTVKLGVNYLFSTGPSAVVARY; translated from the coding sequence ATGAAGGCACTGCTCCTCGCCACCACCGCTCTCTTTGCTCTTTCGGCTGGTGCGCAGGCCGCCGACCTCGGCGCACCGCGCACGCCGATCGCAGCCTCCGTCGTCGTCCCCGCGTTCAGCTGGACCGGTTTCTATGTCGGTGCGCACGCTGGCTACGGCTGGGGCAATTCGCGCTTCTTCAACGGCATTGCCTTCCCGACCTCCACCAACGGGCCGTTGATCGGTGGGCAGCTGGGCTTCAACTACCAGTTCAACCAGATCGTTCTCGGCGTCGAGGCTGATCTGGCCTATGCGGCCATCACAGGCCGCGCCAGCAATCTCGCGGCCATCTCCCACCGTACCAACATGCTCGGTTCCGTGCGGGCCCGCGCCGGCTTCGCCGCGAACCGCGCGCTCATCTATGTGACGGGCGGCCTCGGCTTCCAGGGCGCTGCGACGGCCCAGACTCCTGTCGGGCCCGAGAGCTACAGCCGTGTCGGCTATGCGCTCGGAGCCGGCATCGAATATGCGATGACGCCGAACTGGACGGTCAAGGCGGAGTATATGTACTACAATTTCGGCACCCGGACCCTCGGGCCGCTCTACGCCGGTACGGTGCGTTCGGACATCCACACCGTCAAGCTGGGCGTCAACTATCTGTTTTCGACGGGCCCCTCGGCTGTGGTGGCACGCTACTGA
- a CDS encoding ABC transporter permease: protein MTMDGRIWGRVALYGVAWATLGFILLPLIFVTWLAFFAQEIPSFPPEGYSVKWFGAIADNRNFVTGFSTSLQVAVAATVIGLLIAVPASLILARRQFLGSAALNQFLLLPLVVPGVVMGTSIYVFQIETEIATGLPILGSLGGLVAGHTLLVIPWTVRLVTASLTGLDRAAEEAAQSLGANQWTTFFRVTLPAIRPGVVAGALFGFVTSFGNLEMSLFLVGPGRITLPIAILQYLEWKIDPTVAAVSVLQILLIAVAMIITDRYVKLARVV from the coding sequence GACCATGGACGGGCGCATCTGGGGCCGGGTGGCGCTCTACGGCGTCGCCTGGGCGACGCTCGGCTTCATCCTCCTGCCGCTCATCTTCGTCACCTGGCTCGCCTTCTTCGCCCAGGAGATCCCCTCCTTCCCGCCGGAGGGCTATTCGGTGAAGTGGTTCGGCGCCATCGCCGACAACCGCAACTTCGTCACCGGCTTCTCCACCAGCCTGCAGGTGGCGGTGGCGGCCACGGTCATCGGCCTGTTGATCGCGGTGCCGGCGAGCCTGATCCTCGCCCGCCGCCAGTTCCTCGGCAGCGCGGCGCTCAACCAGTTCCTGCTGCTGCCGCTGGTCGTGCCGGGCGTCGTCATGGGCACGTCGATCTACGTCTTCCAGATCGAGACCGAGATCGCCACGGGCCTGCCGATCCTCGGTTCGCTCGGCGGCCTCGTCGCCGGCCATACCCTCCTGGTCATTCCCTGGACCGTGCGCCTCGTCACCGCGAGCCTGACGGGCCTCGACCGCGCCGCCGAGGAGGCGGCCCAGAGCCTCGGCGCCAACCAGTGGACGACATTCTTCCGCGTCACCCTTCCGGCGATCCGGCCCGGCGTGGTGGCCGGCGCCCTGTTCGGCTTCGTCACCTCCTTCGGCAATCTGGAGATGAGCCTCTTCCTCGTCGGTCCGGGGCGCATCACCCTTCCCATCGCCATCCTCCAGTATCTGGAGTGGAAGATCGATCCGACGGTCGCCGCCGTCTCCGTCCTGCAGATCCTTCTCATCGCGGTCGCCATGATCATCACCGACCGCTACGTCAAGCTTGCCCGAGTCGTCTGA
- a CDS encoding SIMPL domain-containing protein, whose translation MAFRSRGVNHRPRATIGINMASSSLRLSRRLPLAALAFAAMAATLAPASAQSAGTQRQISIQGEGKASAAPNEAVIGGGTQVQARTAREAMEGNSAAMRQVQQALKQAGIAERDVATSALTLRPVIDYGSGNRPRVTGYTAGHRVEVRVRDLTSLGDVLDRMVAAGANQIDGLDLTVSDWSAKVDEARIAAIADARRKAEALAQAAGARLGKVLTITEHGGAMPPPMTRSAPARSLSASGPTPVATGDQTFRLSVSVVWELVD comes from the coding sequence ATGGCATTCCGCTCCCGCGGCGTCAATCATCGCCCGCGTGCAACCATCGGGATCAACATGGCCTCGTCCTCGCTCCGCCTCTCGCGCCGCCTTCCCCTCGCCGCCCTCGCCTTCGCCGCCATGGCGGCAACCCTCGCCCCCGCGAGCGCCCAGTCCGCCGGCACCCAGCGCCAGATCAGCATCCAGGGCGAGGGCAAGGCCTCGGCCGCCCCCAACGAGGCGGTGATCGGCGGCGGCACGCAGGTCCAGGCCCGCACCGCCCGCGAGGCCATGGAGGGCAATTCCGCCGCCATGCGGCAGGTCCAGCAGGCGCTGAAGCAGGCCGGCATCGCCGAGCGCGACGTCGCCACCTCCGCCCTCACCCTCAGGCCCGTGATCGACTACGGATCGGGCAACCGCCCGCGCGTCACGGGCTATACGGCCGGGCACCGGGTCGAGGTGCGCGTCCGCGACCTCACCAGCCTCGGCGACGTGCTCGACCGCATGGTCGCCGCCGGCGCCAACCAGATCGACGGGCTGGATCTCACGGTCTCCGACTGGTCGGCCAAGGTGGACGAGGCCCGCATCGCCGCCATCGCCGATGCCCGGCGCAAGGCCGAGGCCCTCGCACAGGCCGCCGGCGCCCGGCTCGGCAAGGTGCTCACCATCACCGAGCACGGCGGCGCCATGCCGCCGCCCATGACCCGCAGCGCTCCGGCGCGCTCGCTCTCCGCCTCCGGTCCGACGCCGGTCGCGACCGGAGACCAGACCTTCCGCCTGTCCGTTTCGGTGGTGTGGGAACTGGTGGACTGA
- a CDS encoding GMC family oxidoreductase has protein sequence MIDVIVVGAGSAGAALAARLSEDPGRRVLLLEAGRDWRAAEAPHALRSANIIPFMHDPRHQAEWQWPGLMTRRTRAQEPKFYWRGKTMGGSSTVNAQIAIRGVPEAFDGWAALGCTGWSAADVLPLFDAIEDDPVTGTGPGARRGGPLPVHRTPFAEWGSVDRALREAALAAGHPWKEDLNAPAGEGVSCYPINSRDGLRVTTNDGYLEPARSRPNLTIRGGALVDRVLFDGRRATGVRVRFDGGTSEDIAAREVVLSAGAIHSPAILMRSGVGAASDLAALGIAVVHDVPAVGRGFMDHPILRASLALTPEAAAEHPDARHTNCCVTYSTGLAGGGERDMIMIGFNHRGLGDGRPAPQGAIGIALYDAFSRGEVRLAAADPQANPVVEENMLDDERDLIRMRDGIRRLAALTAHPAVAGIASAITFGESGMDFAAAAALPDAELDALMLQEASDIQHAAGTCRMGPSGDPAAVVDPHLKVHGLEGLRVADAAIMPTDCRANLHFTCVMIGEMAAKRMRAGR, from the coding sequence ATGATCGACGTCATCGTGGTGGGTGCGGGTTCGGCGGGCGCGGCCCTCGCCGCGCGGCTCTCGGAGGATCCGGGGCGGCGCGTCCTGCTGCTGGAGGCCGGGCGCGACTGGAGAGCCGCCGAGGCGCCGCACGCCCTGCGCAGCGCCAACATCATCCCCTTCATGCACGACCCGCGTCATCAGGCCGAGTGGCAATGGCCGGGCCTCATGACCCGCCGCACGCGCGCGCAGGAGCCGAAATTCTATTGGCGCGGCAAGACCATGGGCGGCAGCTCCACGGTCAATGCGCAGATCGCCATCCGCGGCGTTCCCGAGGCCTTCGACGGCTGGGCGGCGCTCGGCTGCACCGGCTGGTCGGCAGCCGACGTCCTGCCGCTCTTCGACGCCATCGAGGACGATCCGGTGACCGGCACGGGCCCCGGCGCCCGCCGCGGCGGGCCGCTCCCCGTCCACCGCACGCCCTTCGCCGAGTGGGGCAGCGTCGACCGGGCATTGCGCGAAGCCGCCCTCGCAGCCGGCCATCCCTGGAAGGAGGACCTCAACGCCCCCGCCGGCGAAGGCGTCTCCTGCTACCCGATCAACAGCCGCGACGGCCTGCGCGTCACCACCAATGACGGCTATCTCGAACCCGCCCGCAGCCGGCCGAACCTGACGATCCGCGGCGGCGCGCTGGTCGACCGCGTGCTGTTCGACGGCCGCCGCGCCACCGGCGTGCGCGTCCGCTTCGACGGCGGCACGAGCGAGGACATCGCGGCGCGCGAGGTGGTGCTCTCGGCCGGCGCCATCCACAGCCCCGCCATCCTGATGCGCTCCGGCGTCGGCGCTGCGAGCGACCTCGCCGCCCTCGGCATTGCCGTCGTCCACGACGTCCCCGCCGTCGGCCGCGGCTTCATGGACCACCCGATCCTGCGCGCCAGCCTCGCCCTCACCCCCGAGGCGGCGGCCGAGCACCCGGATGCCCGCCACACCAATTGCTGCGTCACCTATTCCACCGGTCTCGCCGGCGGCGGCGAGCGCGACATGATCATGATCGGCTTCAACCATCGCGGCCTCGGCGACGGCCGCCCCGCCCCCCAGGGCGCCATCGGCATCGCCCTCTACGACGCTTTTTCGCGCGGCGAGGTGCGCCTCGCCGCCGCCGACCCGCAAGCCAATCCGGTGGTCGAGGAGAACATGCTCGACGACGAACGCGACCTCATACGCATGCGCGACGGCATCCGCCGCCTCGCCGCCCTCACCGCCCATCCCGCCGTCGCCGGCATCGCCTCAGCGATCACCTTCGGCGAGAGCGGCATGGATTTCGCCGCGGCAGCCGCCCTCCCCGATGCGGAGCTCGACGCGCTGATGCTCCAGGAGGCTTCCGACATCCAGCACGCTGCCGGCACCTGCCGCATGGGCCCGTCCGGCGACCCCGCCGCCGTGGTCGACCCGCACCTCAAGGTCCATGGCCTCGAGGGCCTGCGGGTCGCCGACGCCGCCATCATGCCCACCGACTGCCGCGCCAACCTGCACTTCACCTGCGTGATGATCGGCGAGATGGCGGCGAAGCGGATGAGGGCGGGACGGTAG
- a CDS encoding AAA family ATPase, with the protein MGDEGADGAEVFAFLKDLAGEGAEVVTTHISRVVIGREVVFKLKKPVKLPYLDFSTPALRLGFCEREYALNRRSDPDGLIYSGASRIARRADGSLALDGEGELVDAVVRMRPFDQAGLLDRLAGEGPLPGDLVDRLAADIAALHAAAEVSADRAGAARMARVLDVNAAAFTASGLMDEAAARQLDGLFRAALDRHAALLDSRAAAGLVRRCHGDLHLRNICTIDGRPVIFDCLEFDEDLATTDVLYDLAFLVMDLWHRGQKTAANRVMNRYCDARAEAGGLALMPFLVAVRAAVRAHVTAAAGDAGEAQTYLALVREALAPATPRLLAVGGLSGSGKSTLATLVAPSLGPLPGARILSSDRLRKARFGVAPTERLGPEAYCPEVSTAVYGAMREGAAAVLAAGHAVVADAVHARSAEREAVEAVARAAGCRFTGIWLDVPPGRLKARVAARQGDPSDATVDTVEAQFGYDLGVIGWRRLDAGRPQEELAAEIVASAQA; encoded by the coding sequence ATGGGTGATGAAGGCGCTGACGGAGCGGAGGTTTTCGCCTTCCTGAAAGACCTCGCGGGCGAGGGCGCCGAGGTCGTCACCACGCACATTTCCAGGGTGGTGATCGGCCGGGAGGTGGTGTTCAAGCTGAAGAAGCCGGTGAAGTTGCCCTATCTCGACTTCTCCACGCCGGCGCTGAGGCTCGGCTTCTGCGAACGCGAGTACGCGCTCAACCGGCGCAGCGACCCGGACGGGCTCATCTATTCGGGCGCCAGCCGCATCGCCCGCAGGGCGGACGGCAGTCTCGCCCTCGACGGCGAGGGGGAGCTGGTGGACGCGGTGGTGCGCATGCGCCCCTTCGATCAGGCGGGCCTCCTCGACCGGTTGGCAGGTGAGGGGCCGCTGCCGGGGGATCTCGTCGACAGGCTCGCCGCCGACATCGCCGCGCTGCATGCGGCCGCTGAGGTTTCCGCCGACCGGGCTGGGGCAGCGCGCATGGCGCGGGTGCTGGACGTCAACGCCGCCGCCTTCACCGCCAGCGGGCTGATGGACGAGGCGGCGGCGCGACAGCTCGACGGGCTGTTCCGCGCGGCCCTGGACCGGCACGCGGCGCTCCTCGACAGCCGCGCCGCGGCGGGCCTGGTGCGCCGCTGCCACGGGGATCTCCACCTGCGCAACATCTGCACGATCGACGGCCGTCCCGTGATCTTCGACTGCCTGGAGTTCGACGAGGACCTCGCCACCACCGACGTGCTCTACGACCTCGCCTTCCTGGTCATGGATCTCTGGCATCGCGGCCAGAAGACGGCGGCGAACCGGGTGATGAACCGCTATTGCGACGCGAGGGCCGAGGCGGGGGGTCTGGCGCTCATGCCCTTCCTCGTGGCGGTGAGGGCGGCGGTGCGCGCCCATGTGACGGCGGCGGCCGGCGATGCCGGGGAGGCGCAAACCTATCTGGCGCTGGTCCGCGAGGCGCTGGCGCCTGCGACGCCCAGGCTCCTGGCCGTCGGCGGGTTGAGCGGCTCCGGCAAGTCGACGCTCGCGACCCTCGTCGCTCCATCCCTCGGGCCCCTGCCGGGCGCGCGCATCCTCTCGAGTGACCGGCTGCGCAAGGCTCGGTTCGGCGTCGCGCCGACGGAGCGGCTCGGGCCGGAGGCCTATTGCCCGGAGGTGTCCACCGCCGTCTATGGCGCGATGCGCGAGGGCGCGGCGGCGGTGCTGGCGGCGGGCCATGCGGTCGTCGCCGACGCGGTCCATGCCCGTTCCGCGGAGCGCGAGGCGGTGGAGGCGGTGGCGCGCGCCGCCGGCTGCCGCTTCACCGGCATCTGGCTCGACGTGCCACCCGGGCGGCTGAAGGCGCGGGTGGCGGCGCGGCAGGGCGACCCGTCGGACGCCACCGTCGACACGGTGGAGGCGCAGTTCGGCTACGATCTCGGCGTCATCGGCTGGCGGCGGCTCGATGCCGGCCGCCCGCAGGAGGAGCTGGCGGCGGAGATCGTGGCCTCGGCTCAGGCGTAG
- a CDS encoding ABC transporter ATP-binding protein produces MRLLRLFPRIDAQRGQTLKRLVGESLRAYAPRYALAFVCMGIVAGCTALSAWIMRDLINGVFQNRDFTLAVWFGVTVFSIFLVKGVASYASNVILSRIGNAIVAAQQTRIFNHLLSQGVDFYQQHASADLVTRVTHNAQAARDVLQNIVTTVGRDLLTVAGLLVVMIVTDPLMFVVSGAVMPVAVYGVNRLRRRVRRLAQSEFTSLSSMVGVVQETVQGVRIVKSFGMEDRMQARMDDTIASVRHRADKIATLGARTGPLMETLGGLAISAAIVYGAWRVIHQGVDAGAFFAFVTALLLAYDPAKRLARLGVEVEKGLVGVRLMYELLDTEPTLKEKPQAPALAVGEGTVAFDRVTFGYHAEEPVLRELSFVAAGGKTTALVGPSGGGKSTIISLVQRFFDVSGGAITVDGQNVRDVTFASLRGAMAFVSQDVFLFQGTVRENIAVGRPEATEAEIEAAARAAHAHDFILGLPEGYQTLIGEHGQGLSGGQRQRVAIARAILKDAPIMLLDEATSALDSESEFEVQRALDQLLSGRTSIVIAHRLSTIMRADRILVIEAGRVAESGTHAELIARNGLYAHYVAIQFGERDDAAE; encoded by the coding sequence ATGAGGCTTCTCCGCCTGTTCCCCAGAATCGACGCCCAGCGGGGCCAGACGCTCAAGCGCCTGGTGGGGGAGAGCCTGCGCGCCTATGCGCCGCGCTATGCGCTGGCCTTCGTCTGCATGGGCATCGTCGCCGGCTGCACGGCGCTCAGCGCCTGGATCATGCGCGACCTGATCAACGGCGTGTTCCAGAACCGCGACTTCACGCTGGCGGTGTGGTTCGGCGTCACGGTCTTCTCCATTTTTCTCGTCAAGGGCGTGGCCTCCTACGCCTCCAACGTCATCCTCTCGCGCATCGGCAACGCCATCGTGGCGGCCCAGCAGACGCGCATCTTCAACCACCTGCTCTCCCAGGGCGTCGACTTCTATCAGCAGCATGCCTCCGCCGACCTGGTGACGCGGGTGACGCACAACGCCCAGGCCGCCCGCGACGTGCTGCAGAACATCGTCACGACGGTGGGCCGCGACCTCCTGACGGTCGCCGGTCTGCTGGTGGTGATGATCGTCACCGACCCCCTGATGTTCGTCGTCTCCGGCGCCGTCATGCCGGTGGCGGTCTACGGCGTGAACCGGCTGAGGCGGCGGGTGCGGCGGCTGGCGCAGAGCGAGTTCACCTCGCTCTCCTCCATGGTCGGCGTGGTGCAGGAGACGGTGCAGGGCGTGCGCATCGTCAAGTCCTTCGGCATGGAGGACCGGATGCAGGCGCGCATGGACGACACCATCGCCTCGGTGCGTCACCGCGCCGACAAGATCGCGACGCTCGGCGCGCGCACCGGCCCGCTGATGGAGACGCTCGGCGGCCTCGCCATCTCCGCCGCCATCGTCTACGGCGCCTGGCGCGTCATCCACCAGGGCGTCGATGCCGGCGCCTTCTTCGCCTTCGTGACGGCGCTACTCCTCGCCTATGACCCGGCCAAGCGGCTCGCCCGGCTCGGCGTCGAGGTGGAGAAGGGGCTCGTCGGCGTGCGGTTGATGTACGAGCTGCTCGACACCGAGCCGACGCTGAAGGAGAAGCCGCAGGCCCCCGCGCTGGCGGTCGGCGAGGGCACCGTCGCCTTCGACCGCGTGACCTTCGGCTATCACGCGGAGGAGCCGGTCCTGCGCGAACTGTCCTTCGTCGCCGCGGGCGGCAAGACGACGGCGCTGGTCGGCCCCTCCGGCGGCGGCAAATCCACCATCATCTCGCTGGTCCAGCGCTTCTTCGACGTCAGCGGCGGCGCCATCACGGTGGACGGGCAGAACGTGCGCGACGTCACCTTCGCCTCGCTGCGCGGCGCCATGGCCTTCGTCAGCCAGGACGTGTTCCTGTTCCAGGGCACGGTGCGCGAGAACATCGCGGTGGGCCGGCCCGAGGCCACCGAGGCGGAGATCGAGGCGGCGGCCCGGGCGGCCCATGCCCACGACTTCATTCTCGGCTTGCCGGAGGGTTACCAGACGCTGATCGGCGAGCACGGGCAGGGCCTCTCCGGCGGCCAGCGCCAGCGCGTCGCCATCGCCCGCGCCATCCTGAAGGATGCGCCGATCATGCTCCTCGACGAGGCGACCTCCGCCCTCGATTCGGAGAGCGAGTTCGAGGTGCAGCGGGCGCTCGACCAGCTTTTGAGCGGCCGCACCTCCATCGTCATCGCGCACCGGCTCTCCACCATCATGCGCGCCGACAGGATCCTCGTCATCGAGGCGGGCCGGGTGGCGGAAAGCGGCACCCACGCCGAACTCATCGCCCGCAACGGGCTCTACGCCCATTACGTGGCGATCCAGTTCGGTGAGCGCGACGACGCGGCCGAATAG
- a CDS encoding ABC transporter permease: MAAISERPVGEPGTLTAAGLLVPATLFVAVGLMVPIAILFRYSLNAFVPGQLMVDALTIANYVKFFTDPFYLQVLWRTIRVAVACTVFCLIFGFPLAYVLARTQSRYKNLLVMAIVLPLFVGNAVRAAGWMVAFGSKGFVNATLMGMGLISQPIEIMYTELAVVIGIIAVNLPFMVLTLQSVIEGIDRNVEEAAFSLGAPPMTMATRVLFPLALPGILAGVILTFILAMNAYATPVLLGGPKFQTMGPLVFSTFAQQNNWPFGGAVSFILMTATLILTVASSLLIRRRYA, encoded by the coding sequence ATGGCGGCAATTTCGGAACGTCCGGTCGGCGAGCCCGGCACTCTCACGGCGGCGGGCCTTCTCGTGCCCGCCACCCTCTTCGTCGCGGTCGGCCTCATGGTGCCGATCGCGATCCTCTTCCGCTACAGCCTGAACGCCTTCGTGCCCGGCCAGCTCATGGTCGACGCGCTGACCATCGCCAACTACGTCAAGTTCTTCACCGACCCCTTCTACCTGCAGGTGCTCTGGCGCACGATCCGCGTGGCGGTGGCCTGCACCGTCTTCTGCCTGATCTTCGGCTTCCCGCTCGCCTATGTGCTGGCGCGCACCCAGTCCCGCTACAAGAACCTGCTGGTCATGGCGATCGTGCTGCCGCTCTTCGTCGGCAATGCGGTGCGCGCCGCCGGCTGGATGGTCGCCTTCGGCTCCAAGGGCTTCGTCAATGCGACGCTGATGGGAATGGGTCTGATCTCCCAGCCCATCGAGATCATGTACACCGAGCTCGCCGTGGTCATCGGCATCATCGCGGTGAACCTGCCCTTCATGGTGCTGACCCTGCAGAGCGTCATCGAGGGCATCGACCGCAACGTCGAGGAGGCCGCCTTCTCCCTCGGCGCCCCGCCCATGACCATGGCGACGCGCGTGCTCTTCCCCCTCGCCCTGCCCGGCATCCTCGCCGGCGTCATCCTCACCTTCATCCTGGCGATGAACGCCTATGCGACGCCGGTGCTGCTCGGCGGGCCGAAGTTCCAGACCATGGGGCCGCTGGTCTTCTCCACCTTCGCCCAGCAGAACAACTGGCCCTTCGGCGGCGCCGTCTCCTTCATCCTGATGACCGCGACGCTGATCCTGACCGTTGCCTCGAGCCTGCTGATCCGCCGCCGCTACGCCTGA